A genome region from endosymbiont of Acanthamoeba sp. UWC8 includes the following:
- a CDS encoding NAD(P)H-quinone oxidoreductase, producing MKQFQIQSDGSLKLVLTDIPTPKETELLIKVSSIGINRADILQREGLYPAPNGDNVPGLEIAGIVEGTNRKVCALLESGGYSEYVCAKKGQVISLEEDFDLIQAAALPEALTTVWMALFDCGKIKANKNILIHGGSSGIGSFAIQAAATLGCKVFTSTSNESKFDFCRKLGADFCFNYTTNNFSALIKENGGTDIIVDILGGKYLQENIKSLNKYGKLISLAVMDGSEAKINMGAVLMKNLNIIGTTLRSKPENIKETYIQNVKDVLMPLVYLKKITPIIDDIYKFEEVEIAHNKIRSRTHKGKIILKF from the coding sequence ATGAAACAATTTCAAATTCAAAGTGATGGTTCCTTAAAATTAGTTTTGACCGATATTCCTACCCCAAAAGAAACCGAGCTTTTAATCAAAGTGAGCTCAATAGGAATAAATAGAGCTGATATTCTGCAAAGAGAAGGGCTTTACCCGGCTCCAAACGGTGATAATGTGCCTGGGCTGGAAATTGCGGGAATAGTAGAAGGTACGAACCGAAAAGTCTGCGCGCTTCTTGAGAGCGGAGGATATAGCGAATATGTATGTGCAAAAAAAGGCCAAGTTATTTCTTTGGAAGAGGATTTTGATTTAATTCAAGCTGCTGCGCTCCCCGAAGCTTTGACTACCGTCTGGATGGCATTATTTGACTGCGGAAAAATTAAAGCAAACAAAAATATTCTTATACATGGCGGCTCAAGCGGCATAGGTTCATTTGCTATTCAAGCGGCAGCTACATTGGGATGTAAAGTTTTTACCTCAACAAGCAATGAAAGTAAGTTTGATTTCTGTCGAAAACTTGGTGCTGATTTTTGTTTCAACTATACTACTAATAATTTTTCAGCACTTATTAAAGAAAATGGGGGTACGGACATTATTGTTGATATTTTAGGCGGTAAATATTTGCAGGAAAATATTAAATCCTTAAATAAATACGGGAAGTTAATCAGCTTAGCAGTAATGGACGGCTCCGAAGCGAAAATTAATATGGGGGCAGTTTTAATGAAAAACCTTAATATTATCGGCACCACATTAAGATCAAAACCGGAGAATATAAAAGAAACATATATTCAAAATGTTAAAGACGTATTAATGCCTCTTGTTTATTTAAAAAAAATTACTCCAATTATTGACGATATTTATAAATTTGAAGAAGTGGAAATTGCTCATAATAAGATAAGGAGCAGAACTCATAAAGGTAAAATTATACTTAAATTTTAG
- a CDS encoding nucleotidyltransferase family protein — MNSNKIKVGMVLAAGFGNRLKPLTLTTPKPLIKVRDKALIDYAIDHLYSVGIRRIVVNTHYLADQIHTHLEKYRSTDIKIIISHEEELLETGGGILNAMRNIANEPFLVINSDIFLDKENSTPPLSNLIKAWNPNIMDGFFLLKNFQDISYSYSGDFNLNEAGKLVRSESKNKFIFIGSYIVSPEFFNGYEVQRLPMNEILFKSTEEDYTKYKFYGLELTSKWFDIGTLERLNSLEAYLKNKNEY; from the coding sequence ATGAATTCTAATAAAATAAAAGTCGGAATGGTGCTTGCCGCCGGCTTTGGAAACAGGTTAAAACCTCTGACTCTCACCACCCCAAAACCACTGATTAAAGTCCGGGATAAGGCGCTTATCGATTATGCTATCGACCATTTATATAGCGTAGGAATTAGAAGAATAGTAGTTAATACTCATTATCTTGCAGATCAAATTCATACCCATTTGGAAAAATATAGATCTACTGATATTAAAATTATAATTTCACACGAAGAAGAGCTGTTAGAGACGGGAGGAGGTATTTTAAATGCGATGAGGAATATAGCAAATGAGCCTTTTTTAGTTATAAATTCCGATATATTTTTGGATAAAGAAAATTCTACTCCACCTCTTTCAAATTTGATTAAAGCTTGGAACCCTAATATAATGGACGGATTTTTTTTACTCAAAAATTTTCAGGATATCAGCTATTCTTACAGTGGAGATTTTAACTTAAATGAAGCAGGCAAGCTAGTTAGATCAGAGTCTAAAAACAAATTTATCTTTATAGGCAGCTATATAGTATCACCTGAATTTTTTAATGGTTATGAGGTGCAGCGCTTACCTATGAACGAGATATTGTTTAAATCTACTGAGGAAGATTATACTAAATATAAATTTTACGGGTTGGAACTAACCTCTAAATGGTTTGACATAGGAACTTTAGAACGGTTAAATAGTCTTGAAGCTTACTTAAAAAATAAAAATGAATATTAA
- a CDS encoding ABC transporter ATP-binding protein, with protein sequence MFVLEAKEIEKKFKKSQVLNNISFSISQGEVFGLVGLNGIGKTTLIKIILNLLLQDKGEVTIFSNPNTDLKSKSLIAYLPEKFNPSPFLKGREFLELSMGYYGLDYNSQEAEILCNQLGLKFEALDRRISNYSKGMGQKLGLISVFLTRAPLLILDEPMSGLDPSARIALKKKLISYKADGNSIFFSSHILADIEEICDRIGVIHEGGLIFEGSSKEFISKYPANSLEESFLSAINL encoded by the coding sequence GTGTTTGTACTTGAAGCAAAGGAAATTGAAAAAAAGTTTAAAAAATCCCAAGTATTAAATAATATATCTTTTAGTATAAGCCAGGGTGAAGTATTCGGTTTAGTCGGCTTAAATGGAATAGGTAAAACTACTTTAATTAAAATTATTTTAAATTTACTTCTTCAGGATAAAGGTGAAGTTACTATATTTTCAAATCCGAATACTGATCTAAAATCAAAATCCTTAATTGCTTATTTGCCTGAAAAGTTTAATCCTTCCCCTTTTTTAAAAGGTAGAGAATTTTTAGAGCTGTCAATGGGCTATTACGGTTTGGATTATAATTCACAAGAAGCTGAAATATTATGTAATCAACTAGGATTAAAATTTGAAGCATTAGATAGGAGAATCAGTAATTACTCTAAAGGAATGGGACAAAAACTCGGATTAATATCAGTTTTCTTAACTCGCGCTCCTCTATTAATTTTAGATGAGCCGATGAGCGGGTTAGATCCGAGTGCAAGAATAGCTCTTAAGAAGAAACTCATTTCCTATAAAGCAGATGGCAACTCAATATTTTTTAGCTCACATATACTTGCGGACATAGAAGAGATATGTGATAGAATAGGGGTAATCCATGAAGGAGGATTAATATTTGAGGGCAGCAGCAAGGAGTTTATTAGTAAATACCCGGCTAATAGTTTAGAAGAATCTTTTTTAAGTGCTATAAATTTATGA
- a CDS encoding BON domain-containing protein, producing MIIKNLKALAIATSIVALGTANIANAKVSTSTDHSSTVKNLVPDSAITTSIKSEFLADSTINGLSIHVETINGVVTLTGNVPSEDMKNRAISIAQSRDGVKKVISKMKITNEKHPVKTAVSDSAITASIKSEFLADSDINGLSIHVETKNGVVILTGNVPSEDMKNRAESIAQNRDGVKKVNSKLKITGEKHPVKTAVSDSAITASIKRDFLADSAINGLSIHVETSNGVVVLTGDVPNGDMKARAESIAQSKDGVKQVVSKLRIK from the coding sequence ATGATTATCAAGAATTTAAAAGCTCTAGCTATTGCTACATCTATCGTTGCACTTGGTACAGCAAATATTGCTAATGCTAAAGTTTCTACCTCAACAGATCATAGCAGTACCGTTAAAAACTTAGTACCGGATTCTGCAATCACAACTTCAATCAAAAGTGAATTCCTAGCTGATAGCACAATCAACGGTTTAAGCATTCACGTTGAAACCATTAACGGTGTTGTTACCTTAACCGGAAACGTTCCAAGCGAAGATATGAAAAATAGAGCTATATCTATCGCTCAAAGCAGAGACGGTGTTAAAAAAGTTATTTCTAAAATGAAAATTACAAATGAGAAACATCCGGTAAAAACTGCCGTATCTGATTCAGCAATCACTGCTTCAATTAAAAGTGAATTTTTAGCTGATAGCGACATTAACGGTTTAAGCATTCATGTTGAAACCAAAAATGGTGTTGTTATCTTAACCGGAAACGTTCCAAGCGAAGATATGAAAAATAGAGCGGAATCTATTGCACAAAATAGAGACGGTGTTAAGAAAGTTAATTCTAAATTAAAAATTACCGGCGAAAAACACCCTGTAAAGACTGCTGTATCTGATTCAGCAATCACCGCTTCAATTAAAAGAGATTTCTTAGCTGATAGCGCAATTAACGGTTTAAGCATTCATGTTGAAACATCTAACGGTGTAGTAGTACTTACCGGCGATGTACCGAATGGTGATATGAAAGCAAGAGCAGAATCTATTGCACAAAGCAAAGATGGTGTTAAGCAAGTTGTTTCTAAATTAAGAATTAAATAA
- a CDS encoding BON domain-containing protein, producing MDNITSKVGDAISDTTITTKIKAKLAADSIASAYNISIETNQGVVTLSGKAPNQEAVDRTINIVKDTDDVREVKNNLTIQD from the coding sequence ATGGACAATATTACCAGCAAAGTAGGCGATGCTATAAGTGATACAACTATCACAACAAAAATAAAAGCAAAACTTGCAGCCGACAGCATTGCAAGTGCCTATAATATCAGTATCGAAACCAATCAGGGTGTTGTCACCTTATCCGGTAAGGCGCCTAATCAAGAAGCAGTGGACAGAACAATAAATATTGTTAAAGACACTGATGATGTTAGAGAAGTTAAAAACAATCTGACTATCCAAGACTAA
- a CDS encoding flagellar FliJ family protein, which yields MKKQRKDEMDVIAQSGNPTIEYAGFFKSLKIRTTEINEKINLVKQEISQVNDKIVDIFKEQRKYEILIDRFKLQELKKEKQEELKQFDELNIFKRSPEDTFN from the coding sequence TTGAAAAAACAAAGAAAAGATGAGATGGATGTCATTGCGCAAAGTGGTAATCCAACCATAGAATATGCCGGTTTCTTTAAATCATTAAAGATAAGAACCACTGAAATTAATGAAAAAATAAACTTAGTAAAACAAGAGATTTCTCAAGTTAATGATAAAATAGTTGATATTTTTAAAGAGCAGCGCAAGTATGAGATACTTATTGATAGATTTAAACTTCAAGAACTGAAAAAAGAAAAACAGGAAGAATTAAAACAATTTGATGAACTAAATATTTTTAAACGCTCCCCGGAAGATACGTTTAACTAA
- a CDS encoding ChaB family protein — MPYNSTHDLPDSVKNHLPIKAQEIYLKAFDSAWEEYQDSDKRRGEETREEVSHKVAWSAVKKKYHKDESGNWVENK; from the coding sequence ATGCCGTATAATTCTACACACGACTTACCCGATAGCGTAAAAAATCACCTCCCTATTAAAGCGCAGGAAATTTATTTAAAAGCTTTTGATAGTGCTTGGGAAGAATACCAAGACTCTGATAAACGGAGAGGCGAAGAAACAAGGGAAGAAGTATCTCATAAAGTAGCCTGGAGCGCAGTAAAAAAGAAATACCACAAGGATGAGAGCGGTAATTGGGTTGAAAATAAATAA
- a CDS encoding ATP-binding cassette domain-containing protein, which produces MLNFSSSFPSKMLTSAHAYTKPLVLTLLENKIPACIFLLNIVGYIGISYYESYYMHTLLQDMEEYIEVFAQFSGGSANDACLNPTLNLNANMFSTLGETALRDSILVGIFGAVKYVGMMALKPLFLSGAIHTLTYSLQLTIINKWLGGTKNNQLGIAIINPEIAHEAREIITTYAGNYVESIVKRGMILFDILNISRKLTEIYGISQDLEIQGLDSNAMVITLVTCSVYAFINCFLAGRAKEYGDRKLKLTQELNANIIYNTHNALSIETRQATSQEYLNLKSLLEKVTLSSSGDSLVKSAIGATGLLFAYNTDYFVIWGAIESVIKYPHLYFELKIIGKSIMQLSYNIWQAFEKFSSSTAMSYTSNKIINFLNSIEEYEALIANRKDFKLNESSENKLSVNLCLRYPDAKNSISYKILVNKVEKTFEPGKVYGIIGESGSGKSSFFNSLIGINPYTTGKVSITTRKNIIYIPQKVILKNNLNFFDTIFYPKVQEDYIESKYYNDLKGEIDLLVSDLKLGEVYERSKRINNWSESLSGGEEQRVGVLQALVSCYIASKESKDGNIVLLP; this is translated from the coding sequence ATGCTAAACTTTTCAAGTAGCTTTCCTTCTAAGATGCTTACCTCTGCCCACGCTTATACAAAACCACTTGTCCTAACCCTTTTAGAGAACAAAATACCTGCCTGTATTTTCTTACTGAATATAGTCGGGTATATAGGTATATCTTATTATGAATCATATTATATGCATACCCTGCTTCAGGATATGGAAGAATATATAGAGGTATTTGCCCAATTCTCGGGCGGGAGTGCTAATGATGCATGCCTTAATCCTACATTAAATCTCAATGCAAATATGTTTTCCACGTTGGGTGAAACTGCATTGCGGGATTCAATTTTAGTCGGGATATTCGGTGCAGTAAAATATGTAGGTATGATGGCTCTTAAGCCTTTATTTTTAAGTGGTGCTATTCATACACTTACTTATTCTCTTCAATTAACAATTATTAATAAATGGTTGGGCGGCACAAAGAATAATCAGCTCGGAATTGCAATAATAAATCCGGAAATAGCACATGAAGCAAGGGAAATAATAACCACATATGCAGGAAATTATGTTGAGTCAATAGTAAAGCGCGGAATGATATTATTTGATATCCTTAATATTTCTAGAAAGCTCACTGAAATATACGGAATCAGCCAAGATTTAGAAATACAAGGTTTAGACTCGAATGCTATGGTTATCACGCTAGTCACTTGCTCAGTATATGCATTTATTAACTGCTTTTTAGCCGGGAGGGCAAAGGAATATGGTGATCGAAAACTTAAACTTACTCAAGAGCTCAATGCAAATATCATTTATAATACGCATAATGCCTTAAGTATTGAAACGAGGCAAGCAACTTCTCAAGAATACTTAAATTTAAAAAGTTTATTGGAAAAGGTTACCTTATCATCCTCAGGTGATTCACTGGTTAAGTCAGCAATCGGAGCAACCGGGTTGTTGTTTGCATATAATACTGATTATTTTGTTATTTGGGGTGCAATTGAAAGTGTAATAAAATATCCGCATCTTTACTTCGAGCTTAAAATAATCGGTAAATCGATAATGCAGCTAAGTTATAATATTTGGCAGGCATTTGAGAAGTTTTCATCTTCAACCGCCATGAGTTATACCTCTAATAAAATTATAAACTTTCTTAATTCGATAGAGGAGTATGAGGCTCTTATAGCTAACAGAAAAGATTTTAAGCTTAATGAAAGTAGTGAAAATAAACTTTCGGTAAACCTTTGCTTAAGATACCCGGATGCTAAAAACAGCATCAGCTATAAAATTCTAGTTAATAAAGTAGAGAAAACTTTTGAGCCGGGAAAAGTATACGGTATAATCGGTGAAAGCGGTAGCGGGAAAAGCAGCTTTTTTAATTCGTTAATCGGTATCAATCCATATACTACCGGCAAAGTAAGCATTACCACACGAAAGAATATTATTTATATTCCTCAAAAAGTTATCTTAAAAAATAATCTTAATTTTTTTGATACAATTTTTTATCCTAAAGTTCAGGAGGATTATATTGAATCTAAATATTATAATGATTTGAAGGGAGAAATTGATTTGTTGGTATCTGACCTAAAGTTAGGGGAGGTGTATGAAAGATCGAAGAGGATTAATAATTGGAGTGAAAGTTTAAGCGGGGGAGAAGAACAAAGGGTAGGGGTGTTGCAAGCTTTAGTAAGCTGCTATATTGCAAGTAAGGAATCTAAGGACGGCAATATAGTTTTACTTCCTTGA
- the tmk gene encoding dTMP kinase — MFITFEGGEGCGKSTQAKLLKEYLESKSKKVALTREPGGTEFAEKLREVLLSGEGISDPLTEFLLLSVARRDHVINFIKPKLMDGEVVISDRFIDSSFVYQGYLKELPLNVIEQITGLSIGDFMPDITLFLNIDPGISMKRVLENRQVQTYYDKKDISFHTKINDSFLDLAKKYKSRIKVIDASGSQEEVFERIKNVIDEKTE, encoded by the coding sequence ATGTTTATTACGTTTGAAGGCGGCGAAGGTTGCGGAAAATCAACCCAGGCAAAATTATTAAAAGAATATCTTGAAAGTAAGAGTAAAAAAGTTGCGCTTACCAGAGAGCCGGGCGGTACGGAATTTGCTGAAAAGCTAAGGGAAGTATTATTATCGGGTGAAGGGATCTCTGATCCGTTAACGGAATTTTTGCTCCTTTCGGTAGCCAGAAGGGATCATGTTATTAATTTTATCAAGCCAAAACTCATGGATGGTGAGGTGGTAATATCAGATAGGTTCATTGATTCATCATTTGTATATCAGGGATATTTAAAGGAATTACCCTTAAATGTGATTGAGCAAATAACCGGATTGAGTATCGGTGATTTTATGCCTGATATAACCCTTTTTCTAAATATAGATCCTGGAATAAGTATGAAAAGAGTGTTGGAGAATAGGCAGGTTCAAACCTATTATGATAAAAAAGATATAAGTTTTCATACAAAAATTAATGATTCTTTTTTAGATTTAGCTAAAAAATATAAAAGCAGAATCAAGGTTATAGATGCCTCCGGTAGCCAAGAAGAAGTGTTTGAAAGGATAAAAAATGTGATTGACGAGAAGACCGAATAA